One part of the Chryseobacterium sp. 7 genome encodes these proteins:
- a CDS encoding glycoside hydrolase family 99-like domain-containing protein translates to MKKIKPLAFYLPQYHPVPENDEWWGKGFTEWTNVGKAKPLFEGHDQPIYPADLGYYDLRVPEIREAQAQMAKNYGVHGFIYYHYWFGNGKQLLERIANDVLKSGKPDFPFCFCWANETWSGIWHGLSEKILVEQVYPSEQDLIDHFEYLLPFFKDNRYIKVDNKPLFIIYDPNHLNQEAPQYIEKFRELAKENGFDDLYIMASNKLSDDLDFKSMGYDSKISNAFHKAWNPHIQKKEHISHSQYYKKRIKGLIGLQKKEQPKVRTQDAGTVVNDLQYEESNVTTYPCVLPNWDNTPRSGYRGIILTDNSPELFEQQLEKAAKYLEDKKDYPEQFLIVKSWNEWAEGNILEPDRKYGFGYLNALKKILNKHNQHE, encoded by the coding sequence ATGAAAAAAATAAAACCACTTGCATTTTATCTCCCTCAATATCATCCCGTCCCGGAAAATGATGAATGGTGGGGAAAGGGATTTACAGAATGGACTAATGTAGGCAAAGCAAAACCTTTATTTGAAGGACACGACCAGCCTATATACCCGGCAGATCTCGGATATTATGATCTTCGGGTTCCCGAAATAAGGGAAGCGCAGGCACAAATGGCCAAAAATTACGGCGTACATGGGTTTATCTATTATCATTATTGGTTTGGAAATGGCAAACAATTGTTGGAACGTATTGCAAATGATGTACTGAAAAGCGGAAAACCGGATTTTCCCTTCTGCTTTTGCTGGGCTAATGAAACATGGTCAGGAATATGGCACGGCTTGTCTGAAAAAATATTGGTAGAGCAAGTCTACCCAAGCGAACAGGATTTAATCGATCACTTTGAATATTTATTGCCATTCTTCAAAGACAACAGATACATCAAGGTGGATAATAAGCCTCTTTTTATCATTTATGATCCTAATCATTTAAATCAAGAAGCTCCGCAATACATTGAAAAATTCAGAGAGCTTGCAAAAGAAAACGGATTTGATGATTTGTATATCATGGCATCCAATAAACTGAGTGATGATCTTGATTTCAAATCGATGGGATATGATAGTAAGATTTCCAATGCATTTCATAAAGCATGGAATCCTCATATTCAGAAGAAAGAACATATTTCCCATTCTCAATATTATAAAAAAAGGATAAAGGGATTAATAGGATTACAAAAAAAGGAACAGCCGAAAGTAAGAACTCAGGACGCTGGTACCGTTGTAAACGATCTTCAGTATGAAGAAAGCAATGTGACCACTTACCCATGCGTTTTGCCTAACTGGGACAACACCCCAAGAAGTGGCTACAGAGGAATCATTCTTACGGATAATTCTCCGGAATTATTTGAACAGCAGCTAGAAAAAGCTGCAAAATATCTTGAAGATAAAAAAGATTATCCTGAACAGTTTCTCATTGTAAAAT